A section of the Cuniculiplasma divulgatum genome encodes:
- the trpD gene encoding anthranilate phosphoribosyltransferase yields the protein MSNDRMASAYARLKILLENSSDEEKANFLREAIPELIDGYEISGYSRAVRERSFLPRISGAIDIVGTGGDGKNTINVSTAASVVVSAMGHTVVKHGNFGSSNHKGSADFMKYLGYNFNFNEDGLRDRISALNFAFLLAPLHNDSFAKFAAARKIVARKTVFNYLGPITNPADPETVVLGAADTNIQKIYAEFIQAEGKTGYSLHADDGMDEVSPFSGTVLLHVNSNGIRKITIEPEKLLSTSPDEKHIESPDPEKSFAMTVQGLSGKSRATAEFIALNAAPALVAARGYYSLDDAYSKALECILSGAAYAHLRRIVEFA from the coding sequence ATGAGCAATGACCGAATGGCATCGGCGTATGCCAGATTGAAAATCCTTCTTGAGAATTCTTCAGACGAGGAAAAGGCAAATTTCCTGCGTGAGGCGATTCCAGAGCTCATTGACGGTTATGAGATTTCAGGCTACTCCCGTGCTGTAAGGGAAAGATCCTTTCTTCCACGTATATCCGGTGCCATTGATATCGTTGGAACCGGAGGAGATGGGAAAAACACCATAAACGTGAGCACTGCAGCTTCGGTTGTTGTTTCTGCAATGGGACACACGGTTGTCAAACACGGCAACTTTGGATCTTCAAACCATAAAGGGAGTGCTGACTTCATGAAGTACCTTGGCTATAATTTCAACTTTAATGAAGATGGGTTAAGGGACAGAATAAGTGCACTGAACTTCGCGTTCCTGCTTGCTCCTCTTCACAACGACAGTTTTGCGAAATTTGCTGCAGCCAGGAAAATTGTTGCCCGCAAGACGGTTTTTAACTATCTGGGGCCCATCACCAACCCTGCAGATCCTGAAACTGTGGTGCTTGGGGCGGCGGACACCAATATCCAGAAAATTTACGCCGAATTCATTCAGGCAGAAGGAAAGACAGGGTATTCACTCCACGCAGATGACGGCATGGATGAGGTTTCACCCTTTTCCGGAACCGTGCTACTGCACGTGAATTCTAATGGAATCAGGAAAATCACCATTGAACCTGAAAAATTGTTGAGTACCAGTCCCGATGAAAAACATATTGAATCACCTGATCCTGAAAAATCATTTGCCATGACTGTTCAGGGGCTTTCCGGGAAATCGAGGGCCACAGCCGAATTCATTGCCCTGAATGCAGCACCAGCTCTTGTTGCGGCAAGAGGTTATTACAGCCTTGACGACGCGTACAGCAAAGCTCTTGAATGCATTCTCTCAGGTGCTGCATACGCTCACCTCAGGAGGATTGTTGAATTTGCATGA
- a CDS encoding tryptophan synthase subunit alpha, with protein sequence MNSPSTILYFTSSFPDHGTLCGFLENVDPAVVKYVEVGFPSSDPRYDGPEIKETHEIAEKNFQSDHLEQYADILGKKNVRTYLLTYYRDLARQSSDFIPHLSDSGFSGVIVPDLLVDYSAIASDVITRIQGSLDFIPFFNPATPDGVIERISRMTESWIYYGLQPATGIRIPYDLEEVSRRIIELLPGREVNFGFGIRSMDQIGRIMDLGSKGVALGTLLVPMVRENRLDDFVELQEQIREVQDHVKG encoded by the coding sequence ATGAACAGCCCTTCAACCATACTTTATTTCACATCTTCGTTCCCGGATCACGGAACACTGTGTGGCTTTCTAGAGAATGTTGACCCTGCAGTTGTAAAATATGTTGAGGTGGGATTCCCTTCATCTGATCCAAGATACGACGGACCGGAAATAAAAGAAACACATGAAATTGCTGAGAAGAATTTTCAAAGCGACCATCTGGAACAGTATGCGGATATACTTGGAAAAAAAAATGTCCGAACGTATCTTCTCACGTATTACAGAGATCTTGCAAGACAGTCATCAGATTTTATTCCACATCTCAGTGATTCCGGTTTTTCCGGTGTAATTGTTCCCGACCTGCTGGTGGACTATAGTGCAATTGCATCAGATGTCATAACCCGGATACAGGGAAGCCTTGATTTCATACCGTTCTTCAATCCAGCCACACCTGATGGAGTCATAGAACGGATCAGTAGAATGACAGAATCATGGATTTATTACGGCCTTCAGCCGGCCACAGGCATACGTATTCCATATGATCTTGAGGAGGTTTCCAGAAGGATAATTGAGCTTTTGCCTGGCAGGGAAGTGAATTTCGGCTTTGGTATCCGGTCAATGGACCAGATAGGCAGAATCATGGATCTTGGTTCAAAGGGAGTGGCCTTAGGCACACTTCTTGTCCCCATGGTCAGGGAAAACCGGCTTGATGATTTTGTGGAGCTTCAGGAGCAGATCAGGGAGGTTCAGGATCATGTTAAGGGGTGA
- a CDS encoding TrpB-like pyridoxal phosphate-dependent enzyme: MLSTQKSDLIPEKWYNVVPDLPEQLPPPLDNEKNKSSIELLNSILPKEVLKQEFTFQRFLKIPDEVREIYEQTGRPTPLVRARGLEKYLDYSGKILYKYEGATITGSHKINTAVPQAIYAANEGVEKVVTETGAGQWGTATSVAASFAGIKAKVFMVRISYQQKPLRKKIMQLYGGEVSPSPSDETEFGRSMLKQNPDHPGSLGIGIGEAVEYALDHNLRYLVGSVFNSVLTHQSIIGLETEKQLEIMGTEPDVLIGCVGGGSNFGGFSFPLMKKFKDVEVIASTAAEVPKFTKGEYKYDYVDTARILPSVKMFSLGADFMPEKIYAGGLRYHGAAPSLSMLVNTGRIKTVDESQESVIEALKIFSRTQGIVAAPESGHAIATAIDYVRSHKDERKTVVVNVSGHGLLDMSIFRDDQ, encoded by the coding sequence ATGCTATCAACACAGAAAAGTGATCTGATCCCAGAAAAATGGTACAATGTTGTTCCCGATCTTCCGGAACAGCTTCCGCCACCCCTTGACAATGAGAAGAACAAATCCTCCATAGAACTTCTGAACAGCATCCTACCAAAGGAAGTGCTGAAACAGGAGTTCACATTCCAGAGATTCCTGAAGATTCCAGATGAGGTAAGGGAGATATATGAGCAGACAGGACGCCCTACTCCGCTTGTAAGGGCAAGAGGATTGGAAAAATATCTGGATTACTCCGGCAAGATACTCTACAAATATGAAGGGGCCACCATAACTGGATCGCACAAGATAAACACCGCTGTGCCCCAGGCCATCTATGCGGCAAATGAGGGTGTCGAGAAAGTTGTAACCGAGACCGGTGCTGGACAGTGGGGCACGGCCACAAGCGTTGCTGCTTCATTTGCAGGAATCAAGGCCAAGGTCTTCATGGTTAGAATAAGTTACCAGCAGAAGCCCCTGAGAAAGAAGATCATGCAGCTTTATGGTGGAGAAGTTTCTCCAAGCCCTTCTGACGAAACGGAATTCGGCAGAAGCATGCTTAAGCAGAATCCGGATCATCCGGGTTCACTGGGAATAGGAATAGGCGAGGCAGTTGAATATGCTCTGGACCACAATCTCAGATACCTTGTCGGAAGTGTGTTCAACTCCGTGCTGACGCACCAGAGCATCATAGGTCTGGAAACGGAAAAACAACTTGAGATCATGGGAACTGAACCTGATGTCCTTATAGGCTGCGTTGGTGGCGGCAGTAACTTCGGCGGATTCTCATTTCCCCTCATGAAGAAATTCAAGGATGTGGAGGTGATAGCATCAACGGCAGCTGAGGTCCCTAAATTCACAAAGGGAGAATATAAATATGATTATGTGGACACCGCAAGGATCCTGCCATCTGTGAAGATGTTTTCTCTAGGGGCAGACTTCATGCCGGAGAAAATATATGCAGGCGGGCTCAGGTACCACGGCGCTGCCCCGTCCCTCTCAATGCTTGTCAATACTGGAAGAATAAAGACAGTCGATGAAAGTCAGGAAAGCGTCATAGAAGCTCTCAAGATTTTCTCAAGAACTCAGGGAATCGTTGCAGCACCGGAATCAGGGCATGCCATTGCCACGGCCATTGATTACGTGAGAAGCCATAAGGACGAGAGAAAGACAGTCGTTGTGAATGTGAGCGGACATGGACTGCTTGACATGTCCATTTTCAGGGATGACCAATGA
- a CDS encoding ROK family protein: protein MPRTILGYDVGGTKISAVIGDENGRIIKSLRKPTVRHLGGGRLKEDLINMGWKLLDEVGVKQPDNIGVVFAGLVDREKGMVLSSPNILGLRNFPISEALETEFGVPVDLENDATGATIAERMFGNGRGIDNFVYMTLSTGIGGGAFLNGQLYRGAHGMALEVGHMVVMSNGPVCGCGRRGCLEAIAGGRGIARRVSENITAVKESELFSKVKPSEIDAKKVFEFKRKGDMFSQLIVEETIYYLAVGIVNIINILDPEVLIIGGGIANAGNDLFGPLRTAVREEFKSMYRPVKILRGLKNGPDLAPVSVPLFNRLVAEGNPDTK, encoded by the coding sequence ATGCCCAGAACTATTCTTGGTTATGATGTGGGTGGGACAAAAATTTCAGCCGTGATCGGCGATGAAAATGGCAGGATCATCAAGTCGCTGAGGAAACCGACTGTAAGGCACCTGGGTGGAGGCAGGCTCAAGGAAGATCTCATAAACATGGGCTGGAAGCTGCTGGATGAGGTTGGTGTAAAACAGCCGGATAACATAGGAGTTGTGTTTGCAGGACTGGTGGACAGGGAGAAGGGAATGGTATTATCGTCCCCAAATATTCTGGGCCTCAGAAATTTCCCAATTAGCGAAGCACTTGAGACTGAATTTGGAGTGCCTGTTGATCTTGAAAATGATGCTACAGGAGCAACAATAGCGGAAAGGATGTTCGGCAATGGCAGAGGCATCGATAACTTCGTTTACATGACGCTGAGCACTGGCATCGGCGGCGGGGCATTCCTGAACGGGCAGCTTTACCGTGGTGCACATGGAATGGCGCTGGAGGTTGGCCATATGGTGGTCATGTCCAACGGCCCAGTCTGCGGGTGCGGACGGAGAGGTTGCCTGGAGGCAATTGCAGGTGGCAGGGGAATAGCAAGACGTGTTTCGGAAAACATCACGGCCGTGAAGGAATCTGAACTCTTTTCAAAGGTTAAGCCTTCAGAGATAGATGCGAAGAAGGTCTTTGAGTTCAAGCGAAAAGGCGATATGTTTTCCCAGCTCATAGTAGAGGAGACCATATATTACCTGGCAGTGGGCATTGTAAACATAATCAACATACTGGACCCGGAAGTTCTCATCATAGGTGGTGGCATAGCCAACGCCGGCAATGATCTATTTGGGCCACTGAGAACAGCGGTCAGGGAGGAATTCAAGAGTATGTACAGGCCAGTGAAGATTTTGAGGGGACTGAAGAACGGGCCGGATCTTGCCCCTGTTTCTGTGCCGCTCTTCAACCGGCTTGTTGCGGAAGGAAATCCTGACACGAAATAA
- a CDS encoding ferredoxin family protein translates to MSGDGTWHGVERRLVEWYPIVDAQKCDGCGMCLLTCGNDVYRWDLHASKPVVVNPGKCVIGCTTCGKLCDRDAIAFPEDPKKFVRNVVIKYKIFPRVKEDLAARLEKFPEHSVHLEEDVINDKQ, encoded by the coding sequence ATGAGTGGCGACGGAACCTGGCACGGAGTTGAAAGGCGCCTTGTTGAATGGTATCCAATTGTTGATGCCCAGAAGTGTGACGGATGTGGAATGTGTCTGCTTACCTGTGGAAATGATGTATATCGGTGGGACCTTCATGCGTCAAAGCCCGTAGTCGTAAATCCCGGAAAATGTGTGATTGGATGCACAACCTGCGGAAAGCTCTGTGACAGGGATGCCATAGCATTTCCAGAGGATCCAAAAAAATTTGTCAGAAACGTAGTGATCAAGTACAAGATTTTCCCCAGGGTTAAGGAAGATCTTGCTGCGAGGCTTGAGAAATTCCCGGAGCACTCTGTTCATCTGGAGGAGGATGTTATAAATGACAAACAGTAA
- a CDS encoding ferredoxin family protein, with the protein MTNSNAATPFAIWHGMERKNIDWHPTVDESKCTGCGLCVVTCGEKRNVFGYDLERSKSVVMFPENCMVGCNNCGVACLWNAISFPDLSYLKEVVERIPAGQVQKEFQKKISDNPSLIAAQSNASFSKL; encoded by the coding sequence ATGACAAACAGTAATGCAGCAACCCCATTTGCAATATGGCACGGAATGGAAAGGAAGAATATAGACTGGCATCCGACAGTGGACGAGAGCAAGTGTACGGGTTGCGGTCTCTGTGTGGTGACCTGCGGCGAAAAAAGGAACGTATTCGGTTATGATCTGGAAAGGAGCAAGTCGGTAGTCATGTTTCCAGAGAACTGTATGGTTGGATGCAACAACTGTGGAGTTGCCTGCCTCTGGAATGCAATCTCATTCCCTGACCTGTCATACCTGAAAGAAGTTGTGGAGAGAATTCCTGCCGGTCAGGTCCAGAAAGAGTTTCAGAAAAAAATATCAGACAATCCTTCCCTAATTGCAGCTCAGAGCAATGCATCCTTTTCGAAGCTTTAA
- a CDS encoding NAD-dependent epimerase/dehydratase family protein, with translation MGGTGFIGRFLVKYLLNDGHEVFAASNGKTKVSFAGEAKYLHFDRFNPLSVKESIGNLDHFDAVYDQLAFRIKDVKELTDIMAGKTDSYIFTSSAAVYSDKSGLLSEDQFDPFSYEFDDKESEKSYSDGKRNVEAYVYQNADFAVSSARFPSILGNCDSTLRFQDHLRRIEQGRPFWAPEKAGRRNFTWVDDAGRFLAWLETHDKKWPYNGASAECFDIRTFLNLIGKVMGKTVSFQSQSEQDKSGYYKDVDFILSTQKANHEGFKFTGTEEWLSKEVANYRIQPDIECSSQEYADSLFP, from the coding sequence ATGGGCGGAACTGGATTTATAGGGCGTTTCCTTGTCAAATACCTGCTGAATGATGGTCATGAGGTCTTTGCTGCCTCAAATGGAAAAACTAAGGTATCATTTGCAGGTGAGGCAAAATATTTACATTTTGACAGATTCAATCCACTATCCGTTAAAGAATCAATTGGAAATTTGGATCACTTTGATGCAGTTTATGATCAGCTGGCTTTCAGGATTAAGGACGTAAAGGAACTCACTGATATCATGGCGGGAAAAACTGATTCGTATATATTCACCTCAAGCGCAGCTGTATATTCAGACAAATCGGGATTATTATCTGAAGATCAATTTGACCCTTTTAGTTATGAATTTGATGATAAAGAGAGCGAAAAATCCTACTCAGATGGAAAGAGAAATGTTGAGGCCTATGTATACCAGAACGCTGATTTTGCGGTTTCATCTGCGAGATTCCCCAGCATTTTGGGCAACTGTGACAGTACCCTTAGATTTCAGGATCATCTCAGAAGGATAGAACAGGGCAGACCTTTCTGGGCACCCGAAAAAGCCGGCAGAAGAAACTTTACCTGGGTGGATGACGCAGGCCGGTTTTTGGCATGGCTGGAAACACATGATAAGAAATGGCCATACAATGGCGCATCAGCAGAATGTTTCGACATACGAACCTTTCTTAACTTAATAGGAAAAGTCATGGGAAAAACTGTTTCTTTCCAGTCACAATCAGAGCAAGACAAATCCGGATACTATAAGGATGTGGACTTTATTCTGTCAACTCAAAAGGCCAACCATGAGGGGTTTAAATTCACTGGCACAGAGGAGTGGTTGAGTAAAGAGGTGGCAAATTACCGTATACAACCTGATATTGAATGCAGTTCACAGGAATACGCAGATTCGCTTTTCCCATAA
- a CDS encoding minichromosome maintenance protein MCM, with product MITSLMDDPEKIKAGWMRIFSEFGYLDRINKLSAMYPEEKSLYVSFRDISEYGRSNGFDQGLAEDPELFISLGEDVLKEMMRHDRGNVTRINLRITDISEDPAFRKEIRQLRSPDIGKLLSITGIIRKNTEVLPRLQIAAFECSVCGEINLVHQERGKLDEPQECQGKLESGLDHSKAKFKLKSDLSEFVDTQKVELQENPETLEGGTQPQRIAVIMEDDITGRLFPGDRVTIDGILRAEQKRAGNIMLTEYDIFFYALHYKKSKELEEINISTEDEEKIVELSRTPNIIDVLATSIAPTIYGMEMVKTTLVLQMFGGVRKVMRDGTTMRGDIHILMVGDPGTAKSQLLKYMTEISPRGVFAFGRGSSAAGLTAAAVRDDFGEGRWTLEAGALVLADNGFAAIDELDKMDDKDTAAMHEAMEQQTITISKAGIMATLKSRCSILGAANPKFGRYDQNRPIVDQIDFPPPLLSRFDVIFKIIDRPDRNNDERLADHVLKAHRVGEIYRSLELNEISDFEIPEEQGFKPAVEKELIRKYVSYARTRIFPRLSDDAIQVLKEEYVKTRGGNPDSIPITARQLESTIRLAEAAAKARLSPIVTTADALLAKKIVDYYLKDVSMNNGELDIDILYTGTSSKQRSDLETVFDIIREIKKEKNQADIDDVIAISASRGLTAERAVEAIARLKSAGQIYEPSYRKLDVIR from the coding sequence ATGATTACTTCCCTTATGGATGACCCGGAAAAGATTAAGGCCGGGTGGATGAGGATATTTTCGGAATTCGGGTATCTTGACAGGATAAACAAGCTGAGTGCAATGTATCCGGAGGAAAAATCCTTATACGTATCATTCAGGGACATTTCAGAGTATGGCCGAAGCAATGGCTTTGACCAGGGACTGGCTGAGGATCCGGAGCTTTTCATTTCACTGGGAGAAGACGTCCTGAAGGAAATGATGCGCCATGATCGGGGAAATGTCACAAGAATAAATCTCAGGATCACCGACATTAGCGAGGATCCTGCATTCCGCAAGGAAATCAGGCAGTTGAGGAGTCCGGATATAGGCAAGCTGCTCAGCATAACTGGAATAATAAGGAAAAATACCGAAGTTCTCCCACGGCTCCAGATAGCTGCATTTGAATGCAGCGTATGTGGCGAGATAAATCTCGTTCATCAGGAACGGGGGAAGCTGGATGAACCGCAGGAGTGTCAGGGAAAGCTGGAGAGCGGCCTGGATCATTCCAAGGCAAAATTCAAGTTGAAATCGGATCTTTCTGAGTTTGTTGATACACAAAAGGTGGAGCTCCAGGAAAATCCTGAGACGCTTGAGGGCGGAACCCAGCCCCAGAGAATAGCAGTCATAATGGAAGATGACATCACGGGAAGGCTGTTTCCTGGCGACAGAGTGACAATCGACGGAATCCTCCGTGCAGAGCAGAAGAGAGCCGGAAACATAATGCTCACTGAATATGACATCTTCTTCTACGCTCTTCACTATAAGAAGTCGAAGGAGCTTGAGGAGATCAACATTTCAACTGAAGATGAGGAGAAGATAGTTGAACTGTCACGTACGCCCAATATAATTGATGTTCTGGCCACATCCATTGCACCCACAATATATGGCATGGAAATGGTGAAAACAACACTTGTTCTCCAGATGTTTGGAGGAGTCCGTAAGGTCATGAGGGACGGAACTACCATGAGGGGTGATATCCACATACTTATGGTGGGCGACCCTGGAACAGCCAAGTCCCAGCTTTTGAAGTACATGACAGAGATTTCTCCACGTGGTGTTTTTGCCTTTGGCAGGGGGTCCAGTGCGGCTGGACTTACGGCAGCAGCAGTAAGAGATGACTTCGGAGAAGGCAGATGGACTCTGGAAGCCGGAGCACTGGTGCTTGCAGACAACGGCTTTGCAGCAATCGATGAGCTTGACAAGATGGATGACAAGGATACTGCGGCAATGCACGAAGCCATGGAGCAGCAGACCATAACCATAAGCAAGGCAGGCATAATGGCCACCCTTAAGTCTAGATGTTCTATTCTGGGTGCAGCAAATCCCAAATTCGGGAGATATGATCAGAACAGGCCAATAGTGGACCAGATTGACTTTCCACCGCCCCTTCTCTCAAGGTTTGACGTTATATTCAAGATCATCGACAGGCCAGACAGGAATAATGACGAAAGGCTTGCTGACCACGTACTGAAAGCCCACAGGGTCGGTGAAATTTACCGGAGCCTTGAACTCAATGAGATCTCTGACTTCGAGATACCTGAAGAACAGGGTTTCAAGCCGGCCGTGGAGAAGGAACTCATCAGGAAATATGTTTCATATGCAAGGACCAGGATATTCCCACGGCTTTCAGACGATGCTATCCAGGTTCTAAAGGAAGAATACGTCAAGACAAGGGGAGGTAATCCGGATTCCATACCAATAACAGCCCGGCAGCTGGAATCCACCATCAGGCTGGCAGAGGCAGCTGCCAAGGCCAGGCTTTCCCCCATTGTAACCACAGCAGACGCCCTGCTGGCCAAGAAGATAGTGGACTACTATCTCAAGGACGTTTCAATGAACAATGGTGAACTTGACATAGATATCTTGTATACGGGAACAAGCTCAAAGCAGCGGTCAGATCTGGAGACTGTATTCGACATAATACGGGAAATAAAGAAGGAGAAGAATCAGGCGGACATCGACGATGTTATTGCCATATCAGCATCCAGAGGACTTACCGCAGAAAGAGCAGTGGAGGCGATCGCCAGGCTTAAGAGCGCCGGGCAGATTTACGAGCCATCCTACAGGAAATTAGATGTGATAAGGTGA
- a CDS encoding DUF424 family protein, with protein MEINMKMISAQGEVLLAAADSDLIDRDLREGKLHLKVIPQFYGETRVSEETFLSSMAMCTIANLVGKKVVNLAIHNEFIDPENVIYIDGVPHAQFAKLVE; from the coding sequence ATGGAAATCAACATGAAGATGATCAGTGCACAGGGTGAAGTGCTTCTGGCTGCTGCAGATTCAGACCTGATTGACAGGGATCTCAGGGAGGGGAAGCTTCACCTGAAGGTCATACCGCAATTCTACGGAGAGACAAGGGTGTCGGAGGAAACATTTCTATCGTCAATGGCCATGTGCACAATTGCCAACCTTGTTGGCAAGAAAGTAGTCAATCTTGCCATTCACAACGAGTTTATCGATCCTGAAAACGTGATCTACATCGATGGTGTTCCCCACGCCCAGTTTGCCAAGCTGGTGGAATGA
- a CDS encoding class I SAM-dependent methyltransferase, translated as MDQSGKKEELVVHVFESIQDRYDLLDSFISMGMDQRWRRTLVSELELKTGQTVLDCGAGTGKLTHGILQACPSCSTISLDITQSMFRPSYLPETRFITASAENIPLDDGSVDAVVSAYLTRNLENLDRYLTEVRRVLKPGGIFANLDIYNPKTPGFSLLFGIYFYHIVPIFGNLVTRSTSYSYLAESVKKFYSPEVVRQKIENAGLTIKKYRTMMLGAIALHVAVKALQ; from the coding sequence TTGGATCAGAGTGGGAAGAAAGAGGAGCTTGTTGTCCACGTTTTTGAAAGCATACAGGACAGATACGATCTCCTTGACAGCTTCATATCAATGGGGATGGATCAGAGGTGGAGGCGAACCCTTGTATCGGAGCTTGAACTGAAAACGGGCCAGACAGTTCTGGACTGCGGAGCTGGAACAGGCAAGCTGACACATGGAATCCTGCAGGCCTGCCCCTCATGCTCAACCATATCGCTGGACATAACCCAGAGCATGTTCAGGCCATCTTACCTTCCCGAAACAAGGTTCATAACGGCAAGTGCTGAGAACATTCCTCTTGATGACGGTTCCGTGGATGCAGTTGTATCTGCATACCTCACCAGGAACCTTGAGAACCTTGACAGGTATCTTACGGAAGTGAGAAGAGTGCTAAAGCCTGGTGGCATTTTTGCAAATCTTGATATTTACAATCCAAAGACTCCGGGGTTCTCGCTGCTCTTCGGTATCTATTTCTATCATATTGTCCCGATCTTTGGAAACCTTGTGACAAGATCAACATCATACAGCTATCTTGCGGAGTCCGTCAAGAAATTCTATTCTCCAGAGGTGGTCAGGCAGAAAATAGAGAATGCAGGCCTTACCATTAAAAAATACAGAACAATGATGCTTGGTGCAATAGCACTCCACGTGGCAGTTAAAGCTCTCCAATGA
- a CDS encoding nodulation protein NfeD, with protein MRKMLTTLAIVLVAVSMLLVLSSHSTASTGKSVVILNLHEAIDAGSDQFLAGSLSALTSSTTAAVIIDMNTPGGILENMLDMVSAINATESRGIPVFTYIPADSNGASAGSYIAMASTGIYMGPGSYIGPSTPIVVGGTSLEQNHTESAMASLMASMAQAHGRNVSAVLNMVYEDVAYTASEAMSYGVITGLSNNLTDLMGTLNLTLYHPYTLNPSFYDNFLSFLSNTTVDGIMILIGAIAILADLYHGTVALSVIGIIFIGLGLVGAELVSASLIGIIILLMGAVLIFLEAKTGHGIALVSGVAVSLVGTFMLASPYLSSNPGYSPSPIGTDFYLAAVLVAILAVIVGLLIRRIAISLKASKYTGAEALIGKTALVKKQLNPQGWVSYEGIQWEARSVDGTSIEEGQKVIIVARDGLTLLVKKQ; from the coding sequence ATGCGGAAGATGCTCACAACTCTGGCCATAGTGCTGGTGGCAGTTTCAATGCTGCTGGTCTTGTCTTCCCACTCCACGGCATCCACTGGAAAATCTGTGGTAATACTTAATCTGCACGAGGCAATTGATGCAGGCTCGGACCAGTTTCTTGCCGGTTCTCTTTCAGCATTAACATCCTCAACCACAGCTGCCGTTATCATTGACATGAATACACCCGGCGGAATACTGGAAAACATGCTGGACATGGTCAGCGCAATAAATGCCACCGAATCACGGGGCATACCTGTTTTTACATATATTCCTGCGGATTCCAATGGAGCATCCGCCGGATCATATATAGCCATGGCATCCACCGGAATCTACATGGGCCCCGGTTCCTACATCGGGCCATCCACTCCAATCGTTGTCGGTGGCACTTCACTGGAACAGAATCACACAGAGAGTGCGATGGCCAGCCTCATGGCTTCAATGGCACAGGCACATGGCAGGAACGTTTCCGCTGTCCTGAACATGGTATATGAAGACGTTGCATACACCGCATCTGAGGCGATGTCATATGGTGTGATCACCGGGCTTTCCAACAATCTCACAGATCTCATGGGAACACTTAACCTCACCCTGTACCACCCCTATACTTTGAATCCTTCTTTCTATGACAATTTTCTCAGTTTCCTGAGCAATACAACGGTGGACGGCATCATGATCCTCATTGGTGCCATAGCAATCCTGGCTGATCTGTATCATGGGACTGTGGCCCTGAGTGTCATAGGCATAATATTTATAGGTCTCGGTCTGGTTGGGGCAGAACTGGTGAGTGCGTCTTTGATAGGTATCATAATATTGCTGATGGGGGCTGTGCTCATATTCCTGGAGGCAAAAACAGGGCACGGCATAGCTCTGGTATCAGGCGTTGCCGTATCTCTTGTCGGAACATTCATGCTTGCTTCGCCATATCTTTCCAGCAACCCGGGCTATTCGCCGTCACCAATTGGAACAGATTTCTACCTTGCCGCTGTGCTGGTTGCAATTCTGGCAGTGATAGTTGGGCTGTTGATCAGGAGGATAGCAATTTCACTCAAGGCTTCAAAATACACTGGAGCTGAAGCACTTATAGGAAAGACCGCACTGGTAAAGAAGCAGTTGAACCCGCAGGGATGGGTATCCTATGAGGGCATACAGTGGGAAGCTAGAAGTGTGGACGGCACCAGTATCGAGGAGGGACAGAAGGTCATAATAGTTGCAAGGGACGGCCTGACCCTTCTAGTGAAAAAGCAGTAG